AAGGTGGTGGTTTGGGAACCCGATGAGCGTAGCGATGAAATTAGCTTCAAAATTTTCTTCCGTTGGTGTACGTCGCTTCCGGTCGCTGGACGTACCTGCACACCCTATAACCAGTTCAAACTGCCGTGGTTTGACTATGGAGTCAATGCTCTAATTTTTGTGGGCCCGTTAGATGATCAAGGTGGATCGTCCACGGCTCCGGCACCGCCCGCTGGAGTGCCCACGGCACCGCTGGCCAATCCCACGATTGGGCCCTGCTCTGGTGAATCCATCCGTGGCGTGAACTTGGATCGGCTCGCCAATGCTTTAGCCGAGATTGAATCGCAAGGATCAGGCGGATACGAAGCGGTTGGCCCCTACGTTGCATTGAATGGTGGAGGACGCGCACTAGGGCGGTACCAGATGATGACCTATCTCCCTGAAGTGCAGGCTGAGGTTCGCTCCGTAGATGGCGGCGATGCTTGGCTCAACAAAATTCAGGGTGGCTATCAACCATCAGTAGACGAAGTACGACGCTATTTCCCTGAACCGGCCCAAGAGCGAGCCTACCAGGCAGAAATGAGCCAGCTTTTTGAGCGTGCCCAAGGGCAAGTTGATCCGCAAACGGGGCGACCCTTCACAGGCGATCGCTTGATTGAGCGCGTGGGTCAGATGTGGTTTGGCGGCCCAGGTGCGGCGATTGACGGGGATAGTTCGGATCGCAATGGCGTGCTCAGCATCTATGACTACGGCGTGGAGGTGCGTGAAAACTATGCCACGGGGACGAGCGCGATCGCTGGACAGGATGGTAACTGTGTCCCGCCGGGTGGAGACGGTTCAGGTGAAGCCACGGGTGACTTTGCCAATCCGGCTCCTGGCTATGTCCTAACCTCTGACTTTGGACGCCGAACGAGACCCTGTGATGGCTGTAGCCGTTTCCACCCAGCCGTGGATCTAGGGACACCCGTGGGAACACCTGTGAGTGCATCGGATGGCGGGCAAGTGGTTTACGTGGGTCGAGCGGGTGGCTACGGCAAAACCGTCGTTGTCGATCACGGCAATGGGTATCAAAGCCGCTATTCCCATCTCAGCGACTATACCGTTTCCGTGGGTGCATCCGTGAGCCAAGGGCAGCAAATTGCCACATCGGGCAATACCGGAGTGGGTACCGGCGCTCACCTTGATTTTGGGATCTACGAGAACAGTGGTTCCAATTTTCCACCCAAAAGCACAGCGGTTGATCCAGAAAACTTCATCAATTTTTAGATATGCATCATCCTTTGACCTTTATTCGTAAGTTATTCGCGCTCGCGGCATTAACCATTGCTGTTGTGGTCGGTAGTGTGCTGCTCGTGCGGGCACAAACGGACGCTTCTGTACCGACTGTGGTCGAGCCATGTCTAGATCGCAGTTCTCCCTTTGCATCCGGTGGGGCAACCCTGATGGCAACGAAGACCGTTGATGACGTCAATTATTACCTGATCTATACCTATGAGGGTTCTAATG
This Candidatus Obscuribacterales bacterium DNA region includes the following protein-coding sequences:
- a CDS encoding M23 family metallopeptidase — translated: MVPMLPMLAQPAPTVQSQNAAYQEVIPDFADVSFRDLGSVEDSGNVNVQGIQRQWRAGDPVADILTLGDVAALNGQVLSLGQINQLTGTDYTSARLSSFDLLERQTLATLETAVPYFGDYQIELVAPVQQLLSEQTGQASFGTETIAEFLNRNPGLENLQLGETALDSFAIRDIPNVDAVPMVDFKGWDSSTITDLPGLSNVSLSDFPTGLSGLEGIIARIDFAWGTAESDRRNTISGSYEAGFTVPCPDGGKLTGFESPYEAEEANDPVECAYIELDDLENQGRAAQGSFEGKQWISGQYHEVEGGFGPLKYVPSPLGYSTGYEPTGRHPFGSVFKVVVWEPDERSDEISFKIFFRWCTSLPVAGRTCTPYNQFKLPWFDYGVNALIFVGPLDDQGGSSTAPAPPAGVPTAPLANPTIGPCSGESIRGVNLDRLANALAEIESQGSGGYEAVGPYVALNGGGRALGRYQMMTYLPEVQAEVRSVDGGDAWLNKIQGGYQPSVDEVRRYFPEPAQERAYQAEMSQLFERAQGQVDPQTGRPFTGDRLIERVGQMWFGGPGAAIDGDSSDRNGVLSIYDYGVEVRENYATGTSAIAGQDGNCVPPGGDGSGEATGDFANPAPGYVLTSDFGRRTRPCDGCSRFHPAVDLGTPVGTPVSASDGGQVVYVGRAGGYGKTVVVDHGNGYQSRYSHLSDYTVSVGASVSQGQQIATSGNTGVGTGAHLDFGIYENSGSNFPPKSTAVDPENFINF